A genome region from Numida meleagris isolate 19003 breed g44 Domestic line chromosome 14, NumMel1.0, whole genome shotgun sequence includes the following:
- the MYO1H gene encoding unconventional myosin-Ih isoform X4: MEGALIARDRVGVQDFVLLDSHTSEAAFLNNLRKRYQENLIYTYIGTLLVSVNPYKELDIYTVTQMQLYRGVNFFELPPHLYAIADNAYRVMCSEYNNHFILISGESGAGKTEASKKILQYYAVTCPTTEQLQVVRDRLLLSNPVLEAFGNAKTLRNDNSSRFGKYMDIQFDFKGAPVGGHILSYLIEKSRVVHQNHGERNFHIFYQLLEGGEKDLLCWLGLERNPQKYAYLIQGRCAKVFSINDKNDWKIVRKAFSIIDFTEKDLEHLFGIVASVLHLGNIQFEEDSNGHAIIRNGAQIKWISKLLGVHLSILQEALTHRKIEARSEEVLSPLNVDLAFYARDAVAKAIYGRTFTWLVNKINGSLANKDSTRKTVIGLLDIYGFEVLDTNSFEQFCINYCNEKLQQLLIEMTLKAEQEEYEMEGIEWEPIPYFNNKIICDLVEQKHKGIISILDEECLRPGEATDLSFLEKLEEKVGDHAHFVTRKLADQKTRKSIDWVDFRLLHYAGEVTYCAVGFLEKNNDLLYRNLKEVLCNSKNGIIRDCFLLSELDSRRRPETVATQFKNSLMSLIEILMSKEPSYVRCIKPNENKEPGKFDDCLIRHQVKYLGLMEHLRVRRAGFAYRRKYEHFLQRYKSLCPATWPHWHGPAAEGVERLIKHIGYKPEEYKLGRTKIFIRFPKTLFATEDAFEIRKHLLVSRLQAKYKGCLGKRDYQKKRKAAIKLEACWRGALARKEAKRRTWAVQIIRKFIKGFINRKKPLCPENIEFVRLVQYKYLMKLRDHVPRNVLDKSWLQPPSILEETSEMLQKICIRNLVRKYCRGVTPERKVQLQQKAVTSAIFRGKKEGYQQSINLPFADTRLKETDINPKVLQLIQGEKVKYATPVVKYDRNGFKARERLLVLTQASAYVVEMAKIKQKIDYATLKGISTSNLGDGIVVIHVPEDNKQKGDVILQCEHIFETITKLCMLANKQNLVKVVQGSLRFRIGSGKEGTMVFTVGPEPHVFKAKDGQLTVVSNQAKS; the protein is encoded by the exons ATGGAGGGGGCTCTGATAGCCCGGGACAGAGTTGGGGTGCAGGACTTTGTGCTTCTGGACTCCCACACCAGTGAGGCTGCTTTCCTGAACAACCTCCGCAAGCGATACCAAGAGAACCTCATCTAC ACATACATTGGCACTCTTCTTGTATCAGTTAACCCTTACAAAGAGCTGGATATCTACACAGTGACCCAGATGCAGCTTTACCGAGGGGTAAACTTCTTTGAACTGCCACCACATCT ATATGCCATAGCTGACAATGCCTACCGGGTGATGTGCAGCGAGTACAACAACCACTTCATCCTCATCTCTGGAGAGAGCGGGGCTGGGAAGACAGAGGCTTCCAAGAAGATCTTGCAGTACTATGCAGTCACCTGTCCGActacagagcagctgcaggttGTCCGTGATCGTCTGCTGCTCTCAAACCCTGTTCTGGAG GCTTTTGGAAACGCAAAAACTCTGCGGAACGACAACTCGAGTAGATTTGGGAAATACATGGACATCCAATTTGATTTTAAG GGAGCTCCAGTGGGAGGGCACATCCTCAGTTACCTGATTGAGAAATCCCGAGTTGTCCATCAAAACCATGGAGAGAGGAATTTCCACATCTTCTACCAGTTATTAGAGGGGGGAGAGAAGGATCTTCTCTGCTGGCTTGGGCTGGAACGCAACCCTCAGAAGTATGCTTATCTCATCCAG GGTCGATGTGCCAAAGTGTTTTCTATTAATGACAAGAATGACTGGAAAATAGTCCGCAAAGCTTTTTCTATCATCGACTTCACTGAAAAAGATTTGGAG CATCTCTTTGGAATAGTTGCTAGTGTCCTGCACCTTGGGAACATTCAGTTTGAAGAAGATAGCAATGGACATGCCATCATTCGCAACGGCGCTCAGATCAAGTGGATTTCAAAG CTCCTGGGTGTCCACTTGTCCATTCTGCAGGAAGCCCTCACCCATCGGAAGATTGAAGCCCGCTCTGAGGAG gTCCTCAGCCCGTTGAATGTTGATCTGGCATTCTATGCTCGGGATGCTGTAGCGAAGGCAATTTACGGACGAACTTTCACTTGGCTGGTCAACAAAATTAATGGCTCCTTAGCCAACAAG GATTCAACTCGTAAGACAGTCATTGGCCTGCTGGATATCTATGGCTTTGAAGTGCTGGACACAAACAG CTTTGAGCAGTTCTGCATTAACTACTGCAATGAGAAACTCCAGCAGCTGTTGATTGAGATGACCttgaaggcagagcaggaggagtaTGAAATGGAAGGAATAGAG TGGGAACCAATTCCATATTTTAACAACAAGATCATCTGTGACTTGGTTGAGCAGAAGCATAAAGGAATAATTTCCATTCTG GATGAAGAGTGCTTACGACCCGGTGAAGCAACTGACTTGAGCTTCTTGgaaaagctggaagagaaagtAGGAGACCATGCCCACTTTGTGAC TCGCAAGCTTGCAGATCAGAAAACACGAAAATCCATTGACTGGGTGGATTTCCGCCTCCTTCACTACGCAGGGGAAGTCACGTACTGTGCGGTTG gatTTCTGGAGAAGAACAATGATCTCCTGTACAGAAACCTGAAAGAG GTGCTGTGCAACTCTAAAAATGGAATCATTAGAGACTGCTTTTTACTGTCAGAACTGGACAGCAGGAGGAGGCCAGAGACT GTCGCAACCCAGTTCAAAAACAGCTTAATGAGTCTAATAGAAATCCTGATGTCCAAAGAGCCTTCTTACGTCCGATGCATTAAACCAAATGAGAACAAGGAGCCTG GGAAGTTTGATGATTGCCTGATCCGACATCAGGTGAAATACCTGGGGCTGATGGAGCACCTGCGTGTGAGACGGGCTGGCTTTGCCTATCGGCGGAAGTATGAGCACTTCTTGCAAAG ATATAAATCCCTATGTCCTGCTACCTGGCCACACTGGCACGGGCCAGCAGCTGAAGGCGTGGAGAGGCTCATCAAGCACATTGGTTATAAGCCTGAGGAATACAAATTGGGAAG AACCAAAATATTCATTCGTTTCCCAAAGACTCTGTTTGCTACTGAAGAtgcatttgaaataagaaaGCACCTGTTAG TTTCAAGACTACAAGCCAAATATAAAGGATGCCTTGGGAAGAGAGACtaccagaagaaaagaaaagcag CTATCAAGCTGGAGGCTTGTTGGCGAGGTGCGCTGGCACGGAAGGAGGCCAAGAGGAGGACATGGGCTGTTCAGATCATCAGGAA GTTCATAAAGGGTTTCATCAATCGGAAGAAACCCCTGTGCCCAGAGAACATAGAATTTGTGCGGCTGGTGCAGTACAAATACCTCATGAAGCTCAGAGACCACGTTCCCAGGAACGTCTTGGACAAGAGCTGGCTCCAACCTCCTTCTATCCTGGAAGAG acaTCTGAGATGCTACAGAAAATCTGCATTAGGAACCTAGTACGGAAATACTGCCGAGGTGTCACTCCTGAGAGGAAAGTGCAG TTACAGCAAAAAGCTGTCACGAGTGCCATTTTcagagggaagaaggagggCTACCAGCAGAGCATAAACCTGCCCTTTGCAGACACGCGGCTGA AAGAGACCGATATAAACCCCAAAGTACTGCAGCTCATCCAGGGCGAGAAGGTGAAG TATGCGACCCCCGTGGTCAAATACGACAGGAACGGCTTCAAAGCGCGGGAGCGCCTGCTGGTTCTGACCCAGGCCTCGGCGTACGTGGTGGAAATGGCCAAGATCAAGCAGAAAATAGACTACGCCACTTTGAAAG GTATTTCTACCAGTAACCTGGGTGATGGGATCGTGGTCATCCATGTTCCTGAGGACAATAAACAAAAG GGAGACGTGATACTTCAGTGTGAACACATCTTTGAGACGATCACTAAGCTCTGCATGCTGGCCAACAAGCAGAACCTTGTTAAAGTCGTGCAGGGAAG CCTTCGGTTTCGCATTGGCTCTGGGAAGGAGGGGACAATGGTGTTCACTGTTGGGCCGGAGCCCCATGTCTTTAAAGCCAAAGATGGACAGCTCACAGTG GTGTCAAACCAGGCAAAGTCCTGA